The genomic window TTGAATTGATGAGAAATTTCTAACTTTTTTTCTAAGTCATGAACCGGACATTGATCGATGGGAAAAGACTGTCCACAGTTAACACAAGTCAAATGATGCTGATCTTGATGAACTAAACTATAAACAGCCTCACCGTTGGGTAACTGCCTGACTTGTACTTCACCATCTAGTTTTAATGCCTCCAAACTGCGATAAACTGTAGCTAGTCCTAAGCCTAAATCTCGGTTTTTCATTTCTATGTATAAATCTTGGGCCGAAATAGGATGACTTAAAGATTTTAGGACATGAACAATGTTAGCCTGAGAACGAGTACGTTTCATAATTGAAAATATAGCTTAATCACTGACCACCAATGTCTCAAGAATACC from Crocosphaera subtropica ATCC 51142 includes these protein-coding regions:
- a CDS encoding Fur family transcriptional regulator codes for the protein MKRTRSQANIVHVLKSLSHPISAQDLYIEMKNRDLGLGLATVYRSLEALKLDGEVQVRQLPNGEAVYSLVHQDQHHLTCVNCGQSFPIDQCPVHDLEKKLEISHQFKVYYHTLEFFGLCHLCHGGE